The Planctomycetaceae bacterium DNA window AAAGGTCAGTGTCCGCTGCACATTCTCGGCAAAGGAAATCAGATTCGTCACTACACTTACGCCGGCGACCTTGCACGCTGCATTAGAACCTGCGTCGAGCATCCACAGGCGGTAAATAACGATTTTAATATTTCGACTCCTGTTTCGACAAACGTGCTTGAGCTTGCGCAGACAATCTGGAAAAAAATCAACGGCGATAAACCGTTTGAGTATGCCAGCGACAAGCCATTTGAGTATGACGTTCAAAAACGAATCCCTGATGTAGAAAAGGCAAAAAAGATTCTTGGCGTCGAGTGCAATACGACTCTCGAACAGGCTCTCGATGAAGTAATACCCTGGATTAAGCAGCAGATTGAATTGGGAGGTTTTTAAGTTGCAGCCGAATCTGGGAATCATAGTCCCGGTCTATAATGAGGGTGCGAATATTGAAGCGACTCTTCGTTCAATTGAGCAGAAGGTACACTTCCCGCATACTATTTATATCGTTTATGATTTCGACGAGGATGACACATTGCCGGTCGCGCAGAAAATCAAACAGCAGGGCGTGCCGGTAGAGTTTTTGAAAAACCCAGTCAGAGGCGTAGCAAATGCTATTAAAACAGGTCTGCGAAATGCACCGAACGATTATCTGCTGGTTACGATGGCTGATTTGTCGGATGATTATTCCTGCGTGGATAAAATGTGTGAATTGTTGTCGCAGGGTTATGATATAGTCTGCGGCTCAAGATATATGAAAGGCGGCAGGCAAATCGGCGGCCCATTTCTGAAAAAAACTCTATCGCGAATGGCCGGCGTAAGTTTGTATTATTTAACTTCGCTTCCGGTTCATGACGCGACTAACAGTTTCAAGATGTACAAAAAAAGTATGCTGGATAAAATTAAAATCGAAAGCGAAAACGGTTTTGAGATAGGTATGGAAATCGTAGTCAAATCGCATTTCGCAGGCTATAAAGTCACCCAGGTGCCATGTACATGGATAGACCGCACGGCAGGAGAATCGAGATTTAGAATATTTAAATGGATGCCGAAATATCTTAGATGGTATTTTTACGCTTTGAGAAAAAACATTATACGAAATAATTGAAAAAACTGTTCAATTAAATCTGAACTTAATTGAATCCGAAAGTGATGAAATTTTATGGATGATGCTGCTAATATAAAAAAATTGTATAATATACGCTTTAGCAAAGAACAGTTAAGCCAGAAGAACGATATTTGGAAAGTCCTCTGTAATGATTTTTTTCAAAAATATATCTCTGAGAATTCCGTTGTTGTGGACGTCGGAGCTGGTTACTGTGAATTTATAAATAATATACGATGCGCTGGTAAATATGCAATTGACTTAAGCGATGACACTTCTAAATTCGCCGCTCCCGGTGTAAAAGTTATTAAAGAATTGTCCACCAATCTTTCATCTTTTAAGGATGCCTCTGCAGATGTTTGTTTCATGAGTAATTTCCTCGAACATCTTTGTTCCAAGCAAGAAATTATGATAACCCTCACTGAAGTTTTCCGTATCTTAAAACCTGAAGGAAAAATACTTATTCTCCAGCCAAATATTCGATACTTATACAATGAGTATTGGGATTTCTTTGACCATCACATCCCTCTTAGCGACAAAAGCGTTGTGGAAGCACTGCAAATTGCGGGATTTAACATTACTGAAGTTATTGACAAATTCCTGCCATATACCACAAAAAGCAAAATCCCTCAAAATCGCCGGCTTGTGAAGTTATACTTGAAAGTTCCATTATTATGGAAAATATTGGGCAAACAGGCATTTATTTGTGGAACTAAAACTATAAGTTTATGACAAGGCTCAAATTTATGTTTCCAGTGTTATCAAAAAAAATTTTTATTAATGTTGTTGTTTTTCTGCCGTTCATTTTTATTTGTTCTTTTGTTTACAAACTTGGCGTTACAATACCATACTATGATCAGTGGGAGTTTATCCCGACGCTCGAAAAAATGCACAATCATACGTTGACTTTTACCGATATCTGGGTCAATCACAGTGAACATAAAATATTTTTCCCGAAACTCATAATGCTATTTTGGGCGAGCATTTCAAATTGGAATATAGCTCTGGAGCTTGGCACCAGCATTGTTTTTGGGCTGCTTATTTTTTTATTTCTCCTTTCATTGCTTGGGAATACATTGAAAACAGTTCCTGTTTGGCTTAAGCTTTTCACTTCTTTAATGGTGTTCTCTACAATTCAATGGCAAAACTGGTTATGGGGCTGGCAGATGGCGATTTTTATGTCCATACTCGGAGTTGTTATCGCGGTATGGGCGGCAGATAAATGGCCGGGCAAATCTGCAGGATTGGCTGTTGTCATTTCCGCTTGTATATTGTCAAGCTATTCATTTAGTTCCGGTCTGCTGACATGGCCTGCTGTGTTTATT harbors:
- a CDS encoding glycosyltransferase — encoded protein: MNWEVFKLQPNLGIIVPVYNEGANIEATLRSIEQKVHFPHTIYIVYDFDEDDTLPVAQKIKQQGVPVEFLKNPVRGVANAIKTGLRNAPNDYLLVTMADLSDDYSCVDKMCELLSQGYDIVCGSRYMKGGRQIGGPFLKKTLSRMAGVSLYYLTSLPVHDATNSFKMYKKSMLDKIKIESENGFEIGMEIVVKSHFAGYKVTQVPCTWIDRTAGESRFRIFKWMPKYLRWYFYALRKNIIRNN
- a CDS encoding class I SAM-dependent methyltransferase — its product is MDDAANIKKLYNIRFSKEQLSQKNDIWKVLCNDFFQKYISENSVVVDVGAGYCEFINNIRCAGKYAIDLSDDTSKFAAPGVKVIKELSTNLSSFKDASADVCFMSNFLEHLCSKQEIMITLTEVFRILKPEGKILILQPNIRYLYNEYWDFFDHHIPLSDKSVVEALQIAGFNITEVIDKFLPYTTKSKIPQNRRLVKLYLKVPLLWKILGKQAFICGTKTISL